One window from the genome of Acidihalobacter ferrooxydans encodes:
- a CDS encoding NAD-dependent succinate-semialdehyde dehydrogenase, translating to MAPQTARTRSHFQLDTPHLWREQAWLAGHWTGARETLAVTDPATGETIGHIPSLGEAAVVTAIDAAAAALPAWAALTPDERADRLLAWYAGMRQHREDLARIMTLEEGKPLAEARGEIDYAASFVRWFAEEGRRAYGETIPSHLPGRHLHTLRQPIGVTAAITPWNFPSAMVTRKAAAALAAGCPMLVRPASETPYSALALARLAEQAGIPGGIFQVITGDGRSIASALMRDTRVRALSFTGSTEVGKALIRQSADTVKRLTLELGGNAPFIVFDDVDLDAAVDGALAAKFQTSGEDCLAANRILVQRPLYAAFLERFAARTAALRVGHGLEPDTDIGPLIDARAVAKADQHVSDARERGARVLTGGKPLGGNFYAPTVVADVTPDMALFREETFSPVAAVLAFDDEAEAVRLANDTEYGLVAYCYTADLGRATRLGDALDYGMVAINCAKLTGPPIPFGGVKQSGQGREGSRHGLDEYSELKYICLGLPG from the coding sequence ATGGCCCCGCAAACCGCACGAACACGCTCGCACTTCCAACTCGACACGCCTCATTTGTGGCGCGAACAAGCCTGGCTCGCGGGACACTGGACCGGCGCGCGCGAGACGCTCGCCGTCACCGATCCCGCCACGGGCGAAACCATCGGCCACATCCCGTCACTCGGCGAGGCAGCGGTCGTAACCGCCATCGATGCCGCCGCCGCAGCCCTGCCCGCATGGGCCGCGCTGACCCCGGATGAGCGCGCCGACCGCCTGCTGGCCTGGTACGCAGGCATGCGCCAGCACCGCGAGGATCTGGCGCGAATCATGACGCTGGAAGAAGGCAAACCGCTGGCCGAGGCGCGCGGCGAAATCGACTATGCCGCCAGCTTCGTGCGCTGGTTCGCCGAAGAAGGCCGCCGCGCCTATGGCGAGACCATCCCCAGCCACCTGCCCGGCCGTCACCTGCACACGCTGCGCCAGCCCATCGGCGTCACCGCCGCGATCACGCCGTGGAACTTTCCCTCGGCCATGGTCACGCGCAAGGCCGCCGCCGCCCTGGCGGCGGGCTGCCCGATGCTCGTGCGTCCGGCCAGCGAAACGCCCTACTCCGCGCTGGCGCTGGCTCGGCTGGCCGAGCAGGCCGGCATTCCGGGCGGTATATTCCAGGTCATCACCGGCGATGGTCGCAGCATCGCCAGTGCGCTGATGCGCGACACCCGCGTACGCGCGCTCAGTTTCACTGGCTCCACCGAGGTCGGCAAGGCCCTGATCCGCCAGTCGGCCGACACCGTCAAGCGGCTGACGCTGGAACTCGGCGGCAACGCGCCGTTCATCGTGTTCGACGATGTTGATCTCGACGCTGCCGTCGACGGCGCGCTGGCGGCCAAGTTCCAGACCTCCGGCGAAGACTGCCTCGCGGCCAACCGGATTCTCGTACAGCGCCCGCTCTATGCGGCCTTCCTTGAACGCTTCGCGGCCCGCACCGCCGCGCTGCGCGTCGGTCACGGCCTCGAGCCGGACACCGATATCGGCCCACTGATCGACGCCCGCGCCGTCGCCAAGGCTGATCAGCACGTCAGCGACGCGCGCGAACGCGGCGCGCGCGTGCTCACCGGCGGCAAGCCGCTGGGCGGCAATTTCTACGCCCCCACGGTGGTTGCCGACGTCACCCCGGACATGGCCCTGTTCCGCGAGGAAACCTTCTCTCCGGTCGCTGCCGTGCTGGCGTTCGACGACGAGGCCGAAGCCGTACGGCTGGCCAACGACACCGAATACGGCCTGGTCGCGTACTGCTACACCGCCGATCTTGGCCGCGCCACCCGCCTCGGCGACGCGCTCGACTACGGCATGGTGGCGATCAACTGCGCAAAACTCACCGGCCCGCCGATTCCCTTCGGCGGCGTCAAACAATCCGGGCAAGGCCGCGAAGGTTCGCGGCACGGCCTGGACGAATACAGCGAACTGAAATACATCTGCCTTGGCCTGCCCGGCTGA